CTTCCAGCGAAGCGAGCACGTCACGCAGGGTCTCGGCTGCCACGAGCTGATCGAGCACTGTCGGGATCGGCGCCGTGATCTCCTGCACCTGGTCTATCGACCTATAGTTGTTCATCCGCTGGCGCCGGCGGCGGCTCTCGTCAAGCGCGAGGTTATAGACCATCCGGAATGCGTAACCGATGGGGCAACGAATGCCTTCGACATTCACCCCGTAAGCTTTGATAACGCCATCCTGAAATATATCCTCGGAATATGATCTTGATTTGACAACGCTTTCGATCGTTTTGAGGAGTTTCTCCTTGTTTTCGATCATAGCGTTGACCACGGCATTTCCGTTCACATCACGATGCGATGCTCGCATAGTCCTGTACCCTTTTTACAAATGGAAAATCAGGCTCTGTCGTTGCTGGTCGGTTCGGTCTTGACGCTCCTTTTTTGAGCGGAAGTGCACGATTTGATTGCAGTGTCTATTTTAAGATGATAACAAGAGTCAAGTTTAAATCGACCGCGTGAAGGCGAGAAAA
This sequence is a window from Rhizobium sp. CIAT894. Protein-coding genes within it:
- a CDS encoding sigma-70 family RNA polymerase sigma factor: MRASHRDVNGNAVVNAMIENKEKLLKTIESVVKSRSYSEDIFQDGVIKAYGVNVEGIRCPIGYAFRMVYNLALDESRRRRQRMNNYRSIDQVQEITAPIPTVLDQLVAAETLRDVLASLEALPKRTNDAFIRHRLNGVPQKDIAAELGVSRTLVNFMIKAAEQHCHSAITEPAGPDHEHRRDTTAARRAAPAAGRSTAVPALPAQRRNELSVRSRRTG